The Lactuca sativa cultivar Salinas chromosome 2, Lsat_Salinas_v11, whole genome shotgun sequence genome includes the window AAGCCGTACACGGGGCGTAACCcatcgtacgttgggcgtagtgtcATTGGATGATCGGGTTATGGGAGGCGTACGCGCAACGTACGataaggtacgcccagcgtacgcgatCAGgcactaaaccctaatttcagggtttaagagctatataaaccccattatagcctccctcCCTGGTTTCTTATCAGCCTCCTCACCcacaagaaaaccctaactcgttCTTAACCTTTCCTTTTTGTGAAGTTGCTTTTGTGAGTGTTTTTAGTGAAAAAAAAGTGGTGGAGAAGGAAGAGAAaggttggagaagaagcttgAGCTTAGAGATCTGGACTAAACTCGCTCTTTGTCATCAAAGGAAGGTATAAAGCACTGAACTTTCTTCCTCATGTTCTAGATCTAGGATTATGGGAGttttggacctcttaaggtccaaagGTTGGACCTTGACCACGTGAATCCGTTTTGGAGCTTGGGTTGCCATCCTTGAGGCTCAGAACATCTTCTTAgcaataaagtttcaatctttggaGCTTTCatggagccatgcatgagatctagccactTCCTTAGAAATAGAGTATTGTTTTTAGAGTTTTGAGCTTGTGTGAGTCatgtaagccatcaagtaagtaGCTTTATGGTTTAAGGCATGGAATAAGACTTGGATCTAAGTTTGTAGCTTCTGACTCggaatattaagcacttaatagaaaACGGACTTATCAGGGTATTACGTTGAGTGTACGAGTAGGTACGCCCAACCTTGGTTTTAAAAAGCGTAATGCGCCCTAATGCACTAAAGCCTTTGGGGACTGATGCACTAAGCGCTAAGCGAAAGCGCTCGCCTAGAGCACACGATGCaccaagaatttaaaaaaaataaaaaaatatgtaaatacttaaaaatagttttaaataCTTAAAATATCCAAAAATAATAGTTTCATAGTAGTATCATATTAGATCCCAAATACTATTATGTTATAACTAGAGATCGTCTAAACTATCATCATCTTCGTCGTCAACTTGGACGACACCATCTCCTCCTCCATCATCACTATAGACACCGATATCTTCTTCCACATCTTCATCTACTAAATGTCTATGAGATGGTTGAACGGTTGTTTTTCCCTTATTAACGTTTGATGTTCCGGTTCCATCATTTTGTACTCTTGATGCTCTAGTTCGATAACTAGGCTCATAAGCACTGGAGGCATGAGCTACATCTCTCCAAGTTAAATCTTCACCAACAAATACCGCCTCATCATCACTCTCATCTTCCATTCTTCCCATCAACCACTCGTTGCTTTCATCAATCTCTTGTAGGATAAGGTGCTCGTTCTCTTTGTCTTTTGCCCGTCACTTCAAGGACCGATTGAATTTGACAAACACCATGTCATTCAATCTCTCTTGTGCCAATCTATTTCGTTTCTTCGTATGAAGCTACAAGTAAGAAAATCAAAGAAAGTAAGAATACAAAGTAGAATTTCTATAGAAAAACAGATTTTCCAGCAATAATAAACAAATTccggcaaaaaaaaaaaaacatattttctggaaaaaaaaaagCAGTTTTTCTACAAAGAAAAcggtttttttataaaaaaaaattcctGTAAAAAACAGATTAATttgtaaaaattaaaaacatgtaaaaaagaCTTACATGTTGAAAAACACTCCAATTTCTTTCACAACTTGTGGCACTACAAGTGAGGCTAAGAACCTTTATAGCAAATTTTTTTAGATTATGAGTTGAAGATCCATATGCTCCCCAGTCCCCACCAATCAgctataaaaaacaaaaacaaaaacaaaaacaaaaacaaaaacataaaatcaGATTATAAATTAGAATTTAGAAGAAAAAAATAAGTTGAAATTTACCCGGTGATTTTGTCTCTCTATGTCTAACAGCCATAGGATTACCAAAGAGTCCTTGTGCATTCCGATATTTGTCCAACTCTTCCGAAATCCTGTCTTGAACTTGTTGCTCGGGAACAAGCCTCATAATGCAATCATACAAACCTTTTTCCACTTCTTCACAAGCTACCCCActaaaatctttataaaagattcccGGGTTCAAGAAGTGTCCCGCCGCATGCAAAGGTCTATGTAATTGACATTCCCATCGGCGATCTATAATTTCAAAAGCTGTCTTGTAGTCATCCGGTCTTGAAAAGCTATCACGAATGGCCTCCTTAGCCCTATCCATGGCCTCATAAATGAAGCCCATAGTCGGATATTTTTCTCCATCAACAATCCTAAGAACCGTAACTAGGGGACCCGTCAACTTAAGAGCATAATGCATATTTCTCCAAAACATGTCTTGCATAAAGTAGGTTTTTACTTTTACCCCCCTCCCGTCTGAAGACCACTTAGATGTTTCCCATTCTTTAGAAACCACCATATCCCTCAAATTGGCTCTCTGTTTGTGGATTTGGGCAAGAGTGATGAAAGATGATGCAAATCTTGTGATAGCCAGCCTATGTAAGTTTCTTTGGTTTGTGAACTTTCTCATCATGTTCACAAGAGGCACATGGCTATATATACCCAATTGCAAAAATCGACTTCTTTAATGCACTTTTCACCTTTGGAACTTGTTTGCCAATATCTTCCAACATCAAATCTAGGCAATGTGCGGCACATGGTGTCCAATATACATTTGGTCTTTTAGCTTCCAACAACTTCCCTACAAAGCCTACACATAAAAAGTAGTTGAAATTAGACAAGATATCAGCCTTCATAAAAGATAAGATATTAAGTTTGAAAGTTAAAAATTTTACCCGCCTTCACATAAGCTGATGCATTATCGGTCACCACTTGCACCACATTCTTTTCACCAATTTCCTCCACCATTTTATCAAGAACACGGAACAACAAATCTGCATCTTTTGAAACATCGGAAACATCAAGTGACCTCTTGAATACCGAACCCTTTGGGGAGTTCACCATGAAGTTGATGATGTCTTTTTGCACCACATAATCGCACCATCCATCGGATAATATAGAGCAGCCTTTTTCAGCCCATTCTTCTTCATGCTCCAAAAGCTGTTTTTGAACATCTTTTACTTCGTTATTCAGTATCGGCACTCTTAACTCATACATAGATGGTGGTTTCAACCCGGGACCAAATTGTCCAATAGCTTCAATCATAAGTAAGTCACAATGTCACATACGTGATAACATGAAAGAGGTGTAACTGGAAACAAACATGATACATTAAACAGTAAGTTATATTAAAAAGTAAATTATATACAAGGGGAAAGAAAGATCAAAAGAGATGTATAATAGTATATAACACTTTCTGCATCagtaaataatattaatatattatataatatataatagtagTTACTGTTACTCTGTTTCTGTTACATTCGTGATCATGAATCATGATTCATGAATGCATAATGAAAAGTTAAGACTTAAGAGTTGATATAAGAGTAGAATGAAAGAAAGAATAGTACCTTGATGTTTAGTGGAAGACTGGAACGAACACTCGAAGTCTGGAAGTACAGTTGAGTTGAAGAAGATGGATGAAGATTTGGAATTCTTGGAGAAAATGGTTGGAAAAGATGGATGAAGTTTTTTTGTTGTTGCCGCCTGTGAATCCTTGTCGTGTGATGTGCGACTCTTGGTTTCCAAgagtttttttattcatttatttaaccTAATGGCCCACATCTAATTAAAAGCCCGTCACCCATTAAGTCGCGCTTAAGCGCCGCTTACCGTGTACAAAAATATCGCTAAAAGCGGCCCGAGTCGAGCGCATTAAGGAATCGCATCGCCTAACTAGGTCAGAAGCGCTTCTGCTGATCGCATTGGCGCCTAGCGCTTTAAGCGCGCCTAGTCGGCGCATTTTTAAACCAAGCGGCCAACATACTCGCCATCAAGCagttacgctaagcgtactttgGAGTACGTCCCGCGTAACACATTCAGTTGGACTTTAAGTATTTGGGCCTCGATGTGGGTTGTATTTTGGACTTTGGGACTTAGTGGGCCATAAAGGAGTCAGATTATGGGCCAAGGGCTGTTTTGGGCTTAAGTAGGCCCAATGTAGAataattgggccattagtgggggCTTTTATGGGCCAGTGATGAACTTAGAAGGAATTAAAGGGTTTGGGCCATGATTATGACCCACACCAgagtaggggtaaaatagtcattctaCCTATAGAAAGATCCTCATTTTGATTAAGTGTTGATTTGTCATGATAGCCGGAGAGCAGCTGGGACAGCAGTCAAGGATCTTTCACGAGGGTTTTCAGCAGTCAGTTCTCTAAGGTGAGTCCTCTTCCAGTAGAAATGGGCCTACGGCCACAATACCGGCCCGTTTAGATAGCAGTAGCCTggatgcttgatgtcttcgtgattcaagCATGTGTTGTTATATGTAGTGTGTCATGCAAGCCGATACAATATATGATTATTCTAAATGCTTATGATATATTATATCCAGTtcattccagacttcggtccgatgccgggcgggacccgacgcagtgggcggggcccaagttactccagacttcggtctgatgccggggcggggcccgatgcagtggatggggcccaagttattccggacttcggtctgatgtcggggggggggggggcagtaattgttgtatgtgtttattatgttgatgtatggtatgtggtagattggggaagctcactaagctttgtgcttacagtttcagttttggtttcaggtacttccgctagcaaggggaagagctcgggttgatggcatggcacacaccacagttacaGTTTATTCCTGGgaattttattcaaatattttgATATGAGATTAACTTCAGTTTTGAATTGATACATTTACTATGACATTTTGAGACATACGATTTGTGGTTTATTTATATAATAGTTGATGATGtggtttttagtaatattaaaacaaaaatttttgggttgtattttgggtcgttacatatcaACTCATCCTTTGCCTTAAAACTTcccgaacaaaaatccaaaattccTAAAAGGTCCGAACTGCCAATTTACGGTTGCACTCTTGGGCTCCAAATCACAAACTAGACTCCTGGATCAACTAACttacattacccacacccaaatAGGTCTAAATATCTCTTtcccaaaggccctaagccttatgataaccgaTATTCGGGTCACAACCCCGAATTAGGAAACGATTCGGAATAGGGTGTTACATGATGATGTTGcagacaaaaaataaaatataataagaaTTTATACCCACCAACATAGGGCGTGTTCGACATtgagcgtttgagagcttctagcttctaaCGTTTGACAAAACGTTTCATTTTGAAAAGAAAGTATTGTTTGACATTGTAAACTTCTAgcatttagtttaaacaaaacgttcCGAATCGAAATGCTACTTAATGcaacgtttaacaaaacgctataAGCTACAAGATACCCGCTAACAACCAATTTTACTGAACACGcctaaaatataaaaagtttattATTCATATCCCTGCATAAAATAATATCTAGGTCTCTACATAACCAAGTATTTTACATATAAGTatttatatcataaaataaaaattatattatttctaGTGTAAGTACTCAAACTATGAAAGACTATTTTTGACTAAATAAAATAGTCTTCGAAAATATACATCCAATAAATAACTACTTCCTTCTTTTAATTCTTCTCTGGAACTGAAATAAACTTCAACTGAACCTATAATATAATTTTCTATGTACCTTAcaaaccatttttgtaatttattataTTAGTATCATTAACATAAATGACAATCTAAATAGTTGTGTATTAAGTGTCAACCGCAAATATTTACTTCTAACATACGGGAATAAATTACACGTAAAAGAAATATATTTCATTTGTTTTTAATTTCAAAAAGACAAAtcaaactttaaatatttttCCTAATAAATACAGAATTTTTTTGacacatgtcacattctcattgATTTGGCTACatatcattttatggttattttcaattaattttttttcacatgacattttatgtgtgtgtgtgttttttattttattaattttcacataatattttaaatgtaataataaatgcacatcaatttcattaattgacttctttctaatttaaattttttaaattaaagtttcactagtttcttttatttatttatctaaattatttgtttaatttaaaaaaaaaacaaacaatttaatttaataattcaatattttctattttttttttcttatccaTTCAAATTTCtaaaatgtttagaatttcatatttattttctttaaaataaaCTCGTTGTACACCTAattgaataaatataataatcatttatttatcttgcaaatggtttaattttgaaaatagatTATGAAGAAATTATATATGGGCCGGCCCAATATCATATCTGATCGTATGAATTTTAGATCTAAAAAACTAACCGGAGATTGGACATTGGATATGGAGGCGTGTCGTTTTCCGGCCGCGGGTCCTCTCCGGTTCCCATTCGATCCTGTCTCTGAAAAATGGTCAATCGGAAGACCTTCAAATTTGCGATTTTGTTCTTCAGCATCTGCAGAACTGCGTCTCTTCGGGAATGGAGATAATCAGGGAACTCAGAATCGGATGTTTATACTCGGCCTGGGTTTCGTTGGGGAGTTTGTAGCTCAAGACCTCGTGAATCAAGGATGGTAAATTAAGCATGATTTACAGAGTTTTTCCATTGCTTTTAGTTGAAATGTTGTAATTTACTGATGCTTTGTGCATTCAACTGATCAGGATTGTATCTGGAACGTGTACAAACGTTTCGAAGAAGGCGAGACTGGAGAAATTGGGATTCAACGTCCATCTTTTTGATGCTATTGAACCTAAGTTAGTT containing:
- the LOC111876636 gene encoding uncharacterized protein LOC111876636, translated to MIEAIGQFGPGLKPPSMYELRVPILNNEVKDVQKQLLEHEEEWAEKGCSILSDGWCDYVVQKDIINFMVNSPKGSVFKRSLDVSDVSKDADLLFRVLDKMVEEIGEKNVVQVVTDNASAYVKAGFVGKLLEAKRPNVYWTPCAAHCLDLMLEDIGKQVPKVKSALKKSIFAIGYI